From Methanomassiliicoccales archaeon, a single genomic window includes:
- a CDS encoding HD domain-containing protein, whose amino-acid sequence MEAKEIGVVNWFTKKRESPSCSGEEIANKICAEIIARYVKTKEKGVKGFAEVVYEVLSGYSAYPNSASNSVSTQIHEDLMRYCADTRFPVCSLYHHMKNTAAIAYILAYQAGYPDEVVQKIRTAALLHDMGKLYAPGKGKQHVEWTKKFLLNILGGIDSLDNTTKHHIIRLSTKHHTASWYDEYTASNDDEKLVALADTIASATDRTYEVVIKFAGDLTEALEKNEDIKAEIISEDSIFPHLIYFDERCDFHCKEFSHHLIGRNERIEVTLSPRALRADNKKDHNYVIPFYDEVVSGSPIIFLRRGGKEQSPEKVETIGLFGIDIQGIQRFVGGAKKLPALRGGSAIVDEVLRNSEKILSREFSPELILFSGGGNLVAFVPKDEEKLVAIRKEIQGYVDDISAGKLRVAIRWIFKDLGEIQSEFGKCLKSLFDKLDDEKKRPIEFTEPIRVQKSAEVCSYCCEGIGEVETSGGEYICGTCESKRGFALKRKISNEAETLEEISETIAVIAIDGNMMGRIFTQTKTPAEYSFKSEIFDFHINQIFKDTLERIVEDFKKSYKFEPRYKLIYLGGDDALVIVDARIAIPLAESFLRNAAERLQFELTGFDAPRPVVTFSAGVAISDYKFPIYFLIDKAHQLEQYAKRYFREHVVLDNKGLFKLPIGAMSVSCVTTSMPSDENLTFVLPRDDHKLHEVTKFMLRVISRDKRGKSWRPLVSALVNADDDVRAKLNFIKHLYARCSDKESIKAAAEVERTGILEIVRDLVSAWDVKKELEILVPMIWYYEQTKEEELMHGNS is encoded by the coding sequence TTGGAAGCTAAAGAAATAGGAGTGGTGAACTGGTTTACAAAGAAAAGGGAGAGCCCTTCGTGCTCGGGAGAAGAAATCGCCAACAAGATATGCGCTGAAATAATAGCAAGATATGTAAAAACAAAAGAAAAGGGTGTAAAGGGATTTGCAGAAGTCGTCTATGAGGTGCTATCGGGATACTCCGCTTATCCAAATTCTGCCTCTAATAGCGTATCAACTCAAATTCACGAAGACCTCATGAGGTATTGTGCAGATACTCGCTTTCCAGTCTGCTCGCTGTATCACCATATGAAAAATACTGCTGCAATTGCCTATATCCTTGCTTATCAAGCTGGATATCCAGATGAGGTCGTTCAGAAAATTCGCACTGCTGCCCTTCTCCATGACATGGGAAAACTTTACGCGCCTGGCAAGGGAAAACAGCATGTAGAATGGACAAAAAAATTCCTTTTGAATATACTCGGAGGAATCGACTCCCTTGATAACACCACAAAACACCACATTATAAGGCTGAGTACGAAGCACCATACCGCATCTTGGTATGATGAGTACACAGCATCAAATGATGATGAAAAACTCGTAGCCCTTGCTGATACAATTGCTTCTGCTACAGACAGGACTTATGAAGTTGTGATTAAATTCGCAGGGGATTTAACAGAGGCTCTTGAAAAAAACGAAGATATCAAAGCAGAGATCATCTCGGAGGACTCTATTTTTCCTCACCTCATCTATTTTGACGAAAGGTGTGATTTCCATTGTAAAGAATTCAGCCATCATTTGATTGGCAGAAATGAAAGGATTGAGGTTACGCTTTCTCCCCGTGCTCTCCGTGCAGATAACAAAAAGGATCACAATTATGTGATCCCCTTTTACGATGAGGTTGTATCCGGTTCTCCGATCATCTTTTTAAGGAGGGGGGGAAAAGAACAATCTCCCGAAAAAGTCGAGACAATCGGGCTTTTTGGCATCGATATCCAAGGGATCCAGCGTTTTGTAGGCGGTGCCAAGAAGTTACCAGCTTTGCGAGGAGGGAGTGCTATTGTCGACGAAGTGTTACGGAATTCAGAAAAAATCCTCTCTCGAGAATTCTCCCCCGAACTCATACTCTTTTCGGGAGGCGGCAATCTCGTTGCATTCGTACCAAAGGACGAGGAGAAGCTTGTTGCGATCAGGAAAGAGATTCAGGGATATGTCGACGATATTTCCGCTGGAAAGCTAAGGGTCGCGATCCGATGGATTTTTAAAGATCTTGGAGAGATCCAAAGTGAGTTCGGAAAGTGTCTCAAATCTCTTTTTGATAAGTTGGACGATGAGAAGAAGAGGCCAATAGAATTCACAGAACCGATTAGAGTGCAGAAGAGTGCAGAAGTTTGTTCATATTGCTGCGAAGGAATAGGTGAAGTGGAGACAAGTGGGGGAGAGTACATTTGCGGAACTTGCGAGAGCAAAAGGGGTTTCGCATTAAAGCGAAAAATATCAAACGAAGCAGAGACTCTCGAGGAAATATCAGAGACCATTGCCGTGATCGCTATCGATGGCAATATGATGGGACGCATATTCACACAGACGAAGACACCTGCTGAGTATAGCTTCAAAAGTGAAATTTTCGATTTCCACATAAATCAGATTTTTAAAGATACTTTGGAAAGGATCGTAGAGGATTTTAAGAAATCGTACAAATTCGAACCGAGGTATAAGCTCATATATTTAGGCGGCGACGATGCTCTCGTCATTGTAGATGCTAGAATTGCAATTCCCCTCGCAGAATCCTTCTTACGAAATGCCGCCGAGAGGCTGCAATTTGAGTTAACTGGCTTCGATGCACCGAGGCCAGTTGTCACATTCTCAGCTGGGGTTGCAATATCTGATTACAAATTTCCGATATATTTCCTGATAGATAAAGCCCACCAGCTTGAACAATATGCCAAGAGATATTTCAGAGAGCACGTAGTTCTTGACAACAAGGGTCTCTTCAAGCTACCGATTGGAGCGATGTCTGTGTCATGTGTAACAACTAGCATGCCCTCCGACGAGAACCTCACATTCGTACTCCCTCGAGACGATCACAAGCTACATGAAGTTACAAAATTCATGCTCAGGGTCATTAGTAGGGACAAGAGGGGCAAATCATGGCGTCCGCTCGTATCAGCGCTTGTAAACGCAGACGATGACGTACGAGCGAAGCTCAATTTTATCAAGCATCTCTATGCCAGGTGTTCAGATAAGGAAAGCATCAAGGCTGCGGCAGAAGTAGAAAGAACTGGAATACTTGAGATCGTCCGTGATCTCGTGAGCGCATGGGATGTAAAGAAGGAACTGGAAATCCTCGTGCCAATGATCTGGTATTATGAGCAAACAAAAGAGGAGGAGTTGATGCATGGAAATTCTTAA